From a single Osmerus mordax isolate fOsmMor3 chromosome 14, fOsmMor3.pri, whole genome shotgun sequence genomic region:
- the foxe1 gene encoding forkhead box protein E1 has product MPVVKVEKVSSSDLPQPPPGPPGPPVEETTRGRRRKRPLQRGKPPYSYIALISMAIANSPDHKLTLGSIYKFITERFPFYRDNSKKWQNSIRHNLTLNDCFIKIPREPGRPGKGNYWALDPNAEDMFESGSFLRRRKRFKRCDFTTYTTYLHDAPVFSPVPVSRAYASSVYPANMAGLSPGLSPAPYGQQLPSGYYPSPSPPGYSPGQPHPRMFSINTLIGHPTSSSGLGSQGPELMQQPGRRFSPEGTPAGPSPCSLGAPAFQPQSCGGAMLSRSSAHVGFTYPGQNGHHHHPPHPHPHPHHHQGPYPQGQGYGGQGRHPSTPGSGDSGDLYGRASPAQLGSFPQYTGGPGPLTSSGTYLRHPAYSGNMDRFVSAM; this is encoded by the coding sequence atGCCGGTGGTGAAAGTAGAGAAAGTGTCTTCCTCTGATCTCCCCCAgccgccccccggcccccccggcccccccgtgGAGGAGACGACCCGCGGCCGGCGGAGGAAGCGCCCTCTCCAGCGGGGGAAACCCCCTTACAGCTATATCGCCCTCATCTCCATGGCGATCGCAAACTCGCCCGACCACAAGCTCACCCTGGGCTCCATATACAAGTTCATCACGGAGCGCTTCCCGTTCTACAGAGACAACTCCAAGAAGTGGCAGAACTCCATCAGGCACAACCTGACTCTGAACGACTGCTTCATCAAGATCCCGCGTGAGCCGGGCCGGCCGGGGAAGGGGAACTACTGGGCGCTGGACCCCAACGCGGAGGACATGTTTGAGAGCGGCAGCTTCCTGCGCCGCAGGAAGAGGTTCAAGCGCTGCGACTTCACCACCTACACCACGTACCTCCACGACGCCCCCGTGTTCTCGCCCGTGCCGGTGTCGCGGGCGTACGCCAGCTCGGTGTACCCTGCTAACATGGCGGGGCTGAGCCCGGGGCTGAGCCCCGCTCCGTACGGCCAGCAGCTGCCCTCGGGCTACTACCCGTCCCCCTCGCCGCCTGGCTACAGCCCGGGACAGCCACACCCCCGCATGTTCAGCATCAACACCCTCATCGGCCACCCCACATCCTCCAGCGGCCTGGGAAGCCAGGGCCCGGAGTTGATGCAGCAGCCCGGGCGGCGCTTCAGTCCGGAGGGGACGCCCGCCGGGCCGAGCCCCTGCAGCCTGGGAGCCCCGGCCTTCCAGCCCCAGTCCTGCGGAGGGGCCATGCTGTCCCGGTCCTCGGCCCACGTAGGGTTCACCTACCCTGGGCAGAAcggacaccaccaccaccccccccacccccaccctcaccctcaccaccaccagggCCCCTACCCTCAGGGACAGGGATACGGGGGGCAGGGCcggcacccctccacccctgggtCTGGAGACTCGGGGGACCTGTACGGGCGGGCCTCCCCGGCCCAGCTGGGATCGTTCCCCCAGTACACCGGGGGCCCAGGCCCCCTCACCAGCAGCGGCACCTACCTACGGCACCCCGCATACTCAGGGAACATGGACAGGTTTGTGTCCGCCATGTAA